The Microbulbifer sp. YPW1 genome contains a region encoding:
- a CDS encoding efflux RND transporter permease subunit, translated as MIEPLLRFSIERRVLLLCSSLIIVALGLWSYQRLPIDAVPDITNVQVQINTQAAGYSPLEAEQRVTFHVETALAGLPGLAYTRSLSRYGLSQVTAVFHEGTDLYVARNLVANRLASIRNELPAGLEPKMGPIATGLGEIFMYTVTADAQARQENGRPYDITALREIQDWIIRPQLALVPGVTEVNTIGGYRKQFHVTPDPRKLLSFGVRMEDVVSALQRNNQNRGAGFVERGGSQLLVRSPGQLETIADIESVVVKVPGTAKDGSSATPVTVGDLADVAIGRELRTGAATQNGDETVLGTAMMLVGENSRAVSEDLAMALQDIQSSLPAGVRAEAVYNRTTLVDKAIATVQKNLLEGALLVIAVLFLMLGNIRAALITAAVIPLAMLATLTGMRATGVSANLMSLGALDFGLIVDGAVIIVENAIRRLAQASAGDKAEALPLQQRLHVVFSATNEVIRPSLFGVLIITLVYIPLFTLTGVEGKMFHPMAATVVMALLAAMVFCFTLVPAAVAVFLRGRIQERESFVVRGLKSVYRPVLMLALQLRWLVVSLAMLLVLLCAWLAISLGSEFVPQLNEGDVALHALRVPGTGLEQSVAMQRQLDQALLAFPQVQRVFSKIGTPEVATDPMPPNVADTFVILKPKSEWPDSALSRTALLEQLQDAVEQVPGNNYEFTQPIQMRFNELISGVRADLGIKIFGDDLGNLRKSAEEILAEVREVEGAADVRIEQIDDLPVLSIKPKRIALAQFGLDLQALQELIAAAIGGESAGLIYAGDRRFELVVRLPEPLRRDIDGLTSLPLPLPSGGFVPLEEVASVEWVPVPGQVSRENGKRRVVVTANVRGRDLGSFVRDVQEKVADSVRLPPGYWLDYGGSFEQLQSASERLSVVVPLTLVMILALLLLAFGSLKDALIIFTGVPLALTGGVLALWLRDMPLSISAGVGFIALSGVAVLNGLVMLSFIRERWRESGELYTSVVDGAMLRLRPVLMTALVASLGFVPMALNTGTGAEVQRPLATVVIGGIISSTLLTLVVLPVLYQWVHGRIRGSQFSSALTEG; from the coding sequence ATGATAGAACCCCTATTGCGTTTTTCCATCGAGCGTCGGGTGCTGCTGCTTTGCAGTAGCCTCATCATCGTTGCACTCGGGCTCTGGAGCTATCAACGCCTGCCCATCGATGCGGTGCCGGACATTACCAATGTGCAGGTGCAGATCAATACACAAGCCGCTGGCTATTCACCGCTGGAGGCGGAGCAGCGGGTAACCTTCCATGTGGAAACGGCGCTCGCGGGCCTGCCGGGGCTGGCCTATACGCGCAGTCTCTCCCGCTATGGCCTGTCGCAGGTCACAGCGGTGTTTCACGAGGGCACCGATCTCTATGTTGCCCGCAATTTGGTGGCGAACCGCCTGGCGTCCATTCGCAATGAGTTGCCGGCGGGACTGGAACCGAAAATGGGGCCGATTGCCACCGGCCTCGGGGAAATCTTTATGTACACCGTTACTGCCGACGCCCAGGCGCGGCAGGAAAACGGCAGGCCCTACGATATTACCGCGCTGCGGGAAATCCAGGACTGGATTATTCGCCCGCAACTGGCGCTGGTGCCGGGCGTAACCGAGGTCAACACCATCGGTGGCTACCGCAAGCAGTTTCACGTAACCCCGGATCCGCGCAAGCTGCTGAGTTTTGGAGTGCGCATGGAGGATGTGGTCAGTGCGCTGCAGCGCAATAATCAAAACCGCGGAGCGGGGTTTGTCGAGCGTGGTGGCAGCCAGTTGCTGGTGCGTTCACCCGGGCAGCTGGAAACCATAGCCGATATCGAAAGCGTGGTGGTTAAAGTGCCGGGAACTGCTAAGGATGGCAGCAGCGCGACGCCGGTAACGGTTGGCGACCTCGCTGACGTTGCCATCGGCCGCGAGCTGCGTACCGGTGCGGCAACGCAAAATGGTGACGAAACCGTGCTGGGTACGGCAATGATGCTGGTGGGGGAAAACTCCCGCGCAGTCTCTGAAGATCTCGCAATGGCATTGCAAGATATACAGAGTTCACTGCCGGCAGGTGTGCGCGCCGAGGCCGTGTACAACCGCACCACGCTGGTGGACAAGGCCATCGCCACGGTACAGAAAAACCTGCTGGAAGGCGCGCTGCTGGTCATCGCGGTGTTGTTCCTGATGCTGGGCAATATCCGCGCGGCTCTGATTACCGCAGCCGTCATTCCACTGGCGATGCTGGCCACCCTCACCGGAATGCGCGCCACCGGCGTATCCGCCAACTTGATGAGCCTCGGTGCGCTGGACTTTGGTCTGATCGTGGACGGTGCGGTGATTATTGTGGAAAACGCCATCCGCCGGCTGGCGCAGGCATCGGCGGGCGACAAAGCGGAGGCGTTACCGTTACAGCAGCGCCTGCACGTTGTGTTCAGTGCAACCAACGAGGTGATCCGGCCGAGCCTGTTCGGCGTGCTGATTATCACATTGGTTTATATCCCGCTATTTACCCTTACCGGTGTGGAAGGGAAGATGTTCCACCCCATGGCGGCGACGGTGGTGATGGCGCTGCTGGCGGCGATGGTGTTCTGCTTTACCCTGGTGCCTGCGGCGGTAGCGGTGTTTCTGCGTGGTCGCATTCAGGAGCGGGAGAGCTTTGTGGTACGTGGATTGAAAAGCGTGTACCGACCAGTGCTGATGCTCGCGTTGCAGCTGCGCTGGTTGGTGGTCTCCCTGGCAATGTTGCTGGTACTGCTGTGCGCCTGGCTGGCGATTTCTCTGGGATCCGAGTTTGTGCCGCAACTGAACGAAGGCGATGTCGCCCTGCATGCATTGCGCGTCCCGGGTACTGGCCTTGAGCAATCGGTGGCGATGCAACGACAGCTGGATCAGGCGCTGTTGGCTTTCCCGCAAGTGCAGCGAGTGTTTTCCAAAATCGGTACCCCGGAAGTGGCGACAGATCCGATGCCGCCCAATGTGGCGGATACCTTCGTCATTCTCAAGCCGAAATCGGAGTGGCCGGACAGCGCGCTTTCTCGTACGGCATTGCTTGAACAGTTGCAGGATGCTGTGGAACAGGTGCCGGGCAATAACTACGAATTCACCCAGCCAATCCAGATGCGGTTCAACGAACTGATCTCCGGGGTGCGGGCAGACCTGGGAATAAAAATCTTCGGGGATGACCTGGGCAATTTGCGCAAGTCTGCGGAGGAAATTCTTGCCGAGGTGCGGGAGGTTGAAGGTGCTGCGGATGTGCGTATCGAACAGATTGACGATCTGCCGGTGCTCTCGATCAAACCCAAGCGTATCGCCCTGGCCCAGTTTGGCCTCGATCTCCAGGCGCTGCAGGAATTGATCGCCGCGGCCATTGGAGGGGAGTCCGCCGGGCTGATCTACGCGGGCGATCGCCGTTTTGAACTGGTGGTGCGTTTGCCCGAACCTCTGCGCCGGGATATCGATGGCCTCACCTCGCTGCCGCTACCGCTGCCCTCCGGAGGCTTTGTGCCTCTAGAGGAGGTTGCCTCTGTGGAATGGGTGCCGGTTCCGGGGCAGGTCAGTCGCGAGAACGGCAAGCGCCGGGTGGTAGTCACGGCCAATGTGCGCGGCCGGGACCTGGGTTCGTTTGTGCGTGATGTGCAGGAAAAAGTTGCCGATTCGGTACGGTTGCCGCCGGGCTATTGGCTCGATTACGGCGGTTCCTTCGAACAGTTGCAGTCAGCCAGTGAGCGTTTGTCTGTGGTGGTACCGTTGACTCTGGTGATGATTCTGGCGCTGTTGCTGCTGGCTTTCGGCTCGTTGAAAGATGCGCTGATTATTTTTACTGGAGTGCCGTTGGCATTGACCGGTGGGGTATTGGCGCTGTGGCTTCGGGATATGCCGCTGTCGATTTCTGCGGGCGTCGGATTTATCGCGCTCTCCGGGGTGGCGGTACTGAATGGTCTGGTGATGCTGTCGTTTATTCGCGAGCGCTGGCGGGAGAGTGGCGAGTTGTATACGTCGGTGGTGGACGGCGCGATGTTGCGCCTGCGGCCAGTGCTGATGACGGCGCTAGTGGCGAGTCTCGGGTTTGTACCGATGGCTCTGAATACGGGCACCGGCGCGGAGGTGCAGCGGCCGCTGGCGACAGTGGTGATTGGGGGAATTATTTCCTCTACGCTGCTGACTCTGGTGGTATTACCGGTGTTGTACCAGTGGGTGCATGGGCGGATTCGGGGCTCTCAATTTTCCTCAGCCTTGACGGAGGGGTAA
- a CDS encoding TolC family protein, with product MYILTTPSVRRLYACLRAKSVCALVLLFHPAPGTAAVLPPSTLSLQEAMGLTLQRNPSLAVFDFRERTLSGRVQMAALRPAINFDAEMENFAGSDGSENAELTVALSSVIELGGKRDARVAAVNSERLLLDMERQIQALDLLGEVTRRYVRVLASSERQVMASDAVRLAQDTLNAVHSRVAAGAAPRAEKLRAEAALAKTKLAFNAVQKQLSADRVALAAMWGDVAAEFSVNGSALYDVGSAGDFASFFQLVEESPRLARFASAERVAAAQLRLARTGASADIGWSVGLRQSRETDSTSLVAGVSVPLFSGRRARGEITSAQAALDEIAPQRASVRLDLYTQLHRAFSLRAQAIDSVRQLRAEVIPTQMRALEETERYYRAGRYGYLEWVAAREELLDTRRALIDEAAKALLAAAEIEQLTAASLNALPASTAVEK from the coding sequence ATGTATATTCTGACGACGCCCTCCGTCCGGCGTCTGTACGCCTGTCTGCGCGCAAAGTCTGTATGCGCACTGGTATTGCTGTTTCATCCTGCGCCCGGTACCGCGGCGGTTCTTCCTCCGTCAACTCTTTCGCTGCAGGAGGCCATGGGCCTGACGTTGCAGCGCAATCCATCCCTCGCGGTATTTGATTTTCGCGAGCGAACCCTGAGCGGTCGTGTACAGATGGCGGCGCTGCGGCCGGCGATAAATTTCGATGCCGAAATGGAAAATTTCGCCGGTTCCGATGGCAGCGAAAACGCTGAGCTTACGGTAGCGCTTTCTTCGGTCATCGAACTGGGTGGCAAGCGCGACGCGCGCGTTGCGGCGGTTAATAGCGAGCGCCTGCTGCTGGATATGGAGCGCCAGATTCAGGCGCTGGATTTACTCGGTGAGGTCACCCGGCGCTACGTCAGGGTGCTCGCCAGCAGCGAGCGGCAAGTGATGGCATCCGATGCCGTTCGTCTGGCGCAGGATACGCTCAATGCGGTGCACTCCAGAGTCGCTGCTGGCGCTGCGCCCCGTGCGGAGAAGTTGCGTGCCGAGGCCGCACTGGCGAAAACAAAGCTAGCTTTTAATGCGGTGCAAAAGCAGTTAAGTGCTGACCGCGTGGCGCTTGCGGCCATGTGGGGGGATGTCGCTGCGGAGTTCTCCGTCAATGGCTCCGCACTTTACGACGTGGGGTCTGCTGGAGATTTTGCCAGCTTCTTCCAGCTTGTGGAGGAGAGTCCGCGTCTCGCCCGCTTCGCTTCCGCAGAGCGCGTTGCCGCCGCGCAATTGCGCCTCGCCCGCACTGGCGCCAGTGCGGATATCGGCTGGTCGGTCGGTTTGCGCCAGAGCCGTGAAACCGATAGCACCTCACTGGTTGCCGGTGTCAGTGTCCCCCTGTTCTCCGGCCGGCGCGCCCGCGGAGAAATTACCAGCGCCCAGGCCGCTCTCGACGAAATAGCCCCACAGCGCGCGTCCGTTCGTCTCGATCTCTATACACAGCTACATCGCGCATTCTCACTGCGTGCCCAGGCGATCGATTCCGTGCGTCAGCTGCGCGCCGAAGTGATCCCGACACAGATGCGCGCTCTTGAGGAAACCGAGCGCTATTACCGCGCAGGTCGCTACGGCTACCTGGAATGGGTTGCTGCGCGAGAGGAGTTGCTCGATACACGCCGCGCATTAATCGATGAGGCGGCAAAGGCACTGCTGGCCGCAGCAGAAATTGAGCAGCTGACCGCAGCTTCTCTAAACGCACTGCCTGCCAGTACCGCGGTGGAAAAATAA
- a CDS encoding efflux RND transporter periplasmic adaptor subunit, whose product MPAGQVFAAGGHREENEHDEKKVVQVGEKALKSAGVSTDVTAPKKIERYLKLYGKLHPEPTAVSHIRARYSGVVSRVNVHIGDTVKKGQVLAEVDSNESLQEYQLRAPFAGMVTAKHAGPGEYVNDQVLFTVADYSQLWADLQVFPARMASVRKDQRVRVIAGDHVYAGTVRSVVPGSENSPYARARVLVDNHDGSWAPGIFVEGHVEVATAEVPLAVDKRALQSLDGDTVVFVQHGPGRFEAVPVVLGARGKQFVEVRSGLKRGARYAVENSYLLKAELEKSTAEHTH is encoded by the coding sequence ATGCCGGCCGGCCAGGTATTTGCCGCCGGCGGACATCGCGAAGAAAACGAACACGATGAAAAAAAGGTAGTGCAAGTCGGCGAAAAAGCATTGAAGAGTGCAGGCGTGTCCACAGATGTAACCGCCCCGAAAAAAATCGAGCGGTACCTGAAACTGTACGGAAAACTGCACCCGGAGCCGACCGCGGTCAGTCATATTCGCGCTCGCTATTCCGGTGTGGTTTCCCGGGTTAACGTGCACATTGGTGATACGGTGAAAAAGGGGCAGGTACTGGCGGAGGTGGATTCTAACGAGAGTCTGCAGGAATACCAGTTGCGCGCACCATTCGCCGGTATGGTGACCGCAAAGCATGCGGGCCCGGGGGAATACGTCAATGACCAGGTACTGTTTACCGTTGCGGATTATTCGCAATTGTGGGCGGATCTGCAGGTCTTTCCCGCACGCATGGCATCGGTCAGAAAAGATCAGCGGGTGCGGGTCATTGCCGGGGATCACGTATACGCGGGCACCGTGCGCAGTGTGGTGCCGGGCAGTGAGAATTCTCCCTACGCCCGTGCCCGTGTTCTGGTAGACAACCACGACGGTAGCTGGGCGCCGGGTATTTTTGTTGAGGGGCATGTCGAAGTGGCCACAGCCGAAGTGCCGCTTGCGGTGGATAAACGGGCGCTGCAGTCACTGGATGGTGATACCGTGGTGTTCGTGCAGCATGGCCCTGGCCGCTTTGAAGCGGTGCCGGTTGTACTGGGGGCACGTGGTAAACAGTTTGTGGAAGTGCGCAGCGGGCTGAAACGTGGTGCGCGCTACGCGGTGGAAAACAGTTATCTGCTGAAAGCGGAACTGGAAAAATCCACTGCTGAACATACGCATTAA
- the radA gene encoding DNA repair protein RadA: MAKKSKTAFVCNECGADYSKWAGQCGACGAWNSLSEVRLGPAHTDSRSANFTDAQAGYAGAAGQGRVQKLSEIDLSELPRIPTNASELDRVLGGGLVPGSVVLIGGHPGAGKSTVLLQTLCHLSQTLPALYVTGEESLQQVAMRAKRLGLPADHLQMLSETNVEQICLTAGEVKPKVMVVDSIQVMHMAEVQSAPGSVAQVRESAAYLTRYAKQTGTALILVGHVTKDGSLAGPKVLEHIIDCSIMLEGTHDSRFRTLRAHKNRFGAVNELGVFAMTEQGLKEVSNPSAIFLQRADEIAAGSVVTTIWEGTRPLLVELQALVDDSSLGNPRRVAVGLDQNRLNMLLAVLHRHGGVLVGDQDVFINVVGGVKVMETSADLTLLVSVVSSFRNRPLARDMVVFGEVGLAGEIRPVPSGQERLREAAKHGFRKAIVPAGNRLKNDIDGMEVIAVKTLAEALNAIEMS; encoded by the coding sequence TTGGCCAAAAAATCCAAAACCGCATTTGTCTGTAATGAGTGCGGAGCCGACTACAGCAAATGGGCAGGCCAGTGCGGTGCCTGTGGGGCGTGGAACAGTCTGAGTGAAGTGCGACTGGGGCCGGCGCATACGGACAGCCGCTCTGCCAACTTTACCGATGCCCAGGCCGGCTACGCCGGCGCCGCAGGGCAGGGCAGGGTGCAGAAGCTTTCCGAGATCGACCTCAGCGAGTTGCCCCGTATCCCCACCAATGCCAGTGAGCTGGACCGGGTGCTGGGTGGTGGGCTGGTGCCCGGGTCGGTGGTGCTGATTGGCGGGCATCCCGGAGCGGGCAAGTCCACGGTGCTGCTGCAGACCCTGTGTCACCTCTCGCAAACCCTGCCGGCACTGTATGTGACCGGTGAGGAATCCCTGCAGCAGGTGGCCATGCGCGCCAAGCGCCTGGGCCTGCCGGCGGACCACCTGCAGATGCTGTCCGAGACCAATGTCGAGCAGATCTGCCTTACCGCCGGTGAAGTGAAACCCAAGGTGATGGTGGTGGATTCCATCCAGGTCATGCATATGGCCGAAGTGCAGTCCGCGCCGGGCTCTGTGGCGCAGGTGCGTGAGAGTGCCGCCTACCTGACCCGCTACGCCAAGCAGACCGGCACCGCGCTGATCCTCGTCGGCCACGTGACCAAAGACGGCAGCCTCGCCGGCCCCAAGGTGCTGGAGCACATCATCGACTGCTCGATCATGCTCGAAGGAACCCACGACTCCCGCTTCCGCACCCTGCGCGCGCACAAAAACCGCTTCGGCGCGGTGAACGAGCTGGGGGTGTTTGCGATGACCGAACAGGGACTGAAAGAAGTCTCCAATCCATCTGCGATTTTCCTGCAGCGCGCCGATGAGATTGCCGCCGGCTCGGTCGTCACCACCATCTGGGAAGGCACGCGGCCGCTGCTGGTGGAGTTGCAGGCACTGGTGGATGACAGCAGCCTAGGCAATCCGCGCCGGGTAGCGGTGGGCCTCGACCAGAATCGCCTGAACATGCTGCTGGCGGTGTTACACCGTCACGGTGGTGTTTTGGTGGGTGACCAGGATGTATTTATCAATGTAGTGGGCGGTGTGAAAGTCATGGAGACCAGCGCCGACCTGACACTGTTAGTTTCGGTGGTTTCCAGCTTCCGCAATCGCCCCCTGGCCAGGGATATGGTGGTGTTCGGTGAGGTGGGCCTCGCCGGAGAGATCCGCCCGGTGCCATCGGGCCAGGAGCGCTTGCGGGAGGCCGCCAAGCACGGTTTCCGCAAGGCGATCGTGCCTGCGGGCAACCGCCTTAAAAATGATATCGACGGCATGGAAGTGATTGCGGTCAAGACCCTGGCCGAAGCACTCAATGCCATCGAAATGAGCTGA
- a CDS encoding ABC transporter ATP-binding protein, whose product MSEQYPQTLRCRGLGLGRHHRQVLEGIDCTISPGELTAVIGPNGAGKSSLLACLAGVLQNTAGELSVNERPCANIPRGEWAKRCAFLPQQESPAWSMPAEDLVALGLLPWGRTITRAQRQARVAAALQQVDALDLALRPVTQLSGGELRRVQLARLLVGDAPTLIADEPGAALDIRHQLQLMETFRQQADAGKTVILAIHDLGLAARYCDRVLLLECGQLRAQGTPEEVLTSAQVAEVYGVRSEFRWRDGRPEFVAGDLI is encoded by the coding sequence GTGAGCGAGCAATATCCGCAAACCCTGCGCTGTCGCGGTCTCGGGCTCGGCCGCCATCACCGGCAGGTACTGGAAGGCATCGACTGTACTATCAGTCCGGGTGAGCTGACCGCGGTGATCGGTCCCAATGGCGCCGGCAAGAGCAGCCTGCTGGCTTGTCTGGCGGGGGTGTTGCAGAACACGGCCGGGGAGCTTTCTGTCAATGAGCGCCCCTGCGCGAATATCCCCCGGGGCGAATGGGCAAAACGTTGCGCCTTCCTGCCACAGCAGGAAAGCCCCGCCTGGAGTATGCCCGCAGAGGATCTTGTCGCGCTGGGACTGCTGCCCTGGGGGCGAACTATCACGCGCGCACAGCGGCAAGCCCGGGTGGCGGCGGCGCTGCAGCAGGTGGACGCCCTGGATCTTGCCCTGCGCCCGGTAACGCAACTTTCCGGAGGTGAGTTGCGCCGTGTGCAGCTGGCGCGGCTGTTGGTGGGCGATGCCCCCACGCTGATTGCCGATGAGCCGGGTGCGGCACTGGATATTCGTCACCAGCTGCAGCTGATGGAAACGTTTCGCCAGCAGGCGGACGCGGGTAAAACCGTGATCCTCGCGATACACGACCTGGGCCTCGCTGCCCGCTATTGCGATCGTGTCCTGCTGCTGGAGTGCGGCCAGTTGCGCGCTCAGGGAACCCCGGAGGAAGTGCTAACCTCCGCGCAGGTGGCGGAAGTGTACGGTGTCCGCAGTGAGTTCCGCTGGCGCGACGGCCGGCCCGAGTTTGTTGCCGGCGACCTGATTTAG
- a CDS encoding DUF6249 domain-containing protein: MNEGTLALLVPFGFFLLIGTSLWMVLYFRNKRALEVQQTVRMAMENGMQLSPELIEQMGASNKPHPLKDVRRGIVWIAVAAGMALFGYCVPDPSNHAFFAILAIAALPLAIGLGYLAMHRFTHTQVA; the protein is encoded by the coding sequence ATGAATGAAGGCACCCTGGCACTGCTGGTTCCTTTCGGCTTTTTTCTACTGATCGGCACTTCGCTGTGGATGGTGTTGTACTTCCGCAACAAACGAGCGCTGGAAGTACAGCAAACCGTGCGCATGGCTATGGAAAACGGTATGCAACTGTCTCCGGAACTCATTGAGCAGATGGGGGCCAGCAACAAACCGCACCCGCTGAAGGATGTGCGCAGAGGGATTGTCTGGATCGCCGTTGCCGCGGGTATGGCCCTGTTCGGCTATTGCGTCCCGGATCCCAGCAATCATGCCTTCTTCGCCATCCTGGCCATTGCCGCACTGCCGCTGGCCATCGGCCTTGGATACCTGGCCATGCACCGCTTCACCCACACCCAGGTCGCCTGA
- a CDS encoding iron ABC transporter permease has protein sequence MANRNVILILIACALPLAMLAALSSGPVSIDLAAALADGWNSDSSDAVILWQLRLPRAVLAIVVGAALGLGGAAMQGMLRNPLAEPALLGVSSGAALAAILVLYYGAAVSGYLLPALAIVGALLAVGSVWLLAGHGASATRLVLAGVAINAFLSALMALALNYAPSMFAMQEIVFWLLGSLANRGWDQVLLALPFVVLGAVFLFFARNYLRALSLGEASAASLGFAGRRYPLLVLFGIAFAVGASVAVAGTIGFIGLVVPHLMRPLVGQDPGRLLWASALAGALLLLLADVLVLNTVGTQELRIGAVTAFIGAPFFFWLIVRSRRGVNL, from the coding sequence TTGGCCAACCGTAATGTAATTCTGATCCTTATCGCCTGTGCGCTGCCCTTGGCCATGTTGGCGGCGTTATCCAGCGGCCCGGTATCGATTGACCTGGCGGCAGCGCTCGCCGATGGCTGGAACAGTGACAGCAGCGATGCGGTCATTCTCTGGCAATTGCGCCTGCCGCGGGCGGTGCTCGCCATTGTAGTGGGTGCGGCACTGGGGCTGGGGGGCGCGGCCATGCAGGGCATGTTGCGCAATCCGCTCGCGGAGCCCGCGCTGCTGGGCGTCAGCAGTGGTGCGGCACTGGCAGCGATTTTGGTGCTCTACTACGGCGCCGCGGTGAGTGGTTACCTGCTGCCAGCGCTGGCAATAGTGGGTGCGTTGCTCGCTGTGGGCAGTGTATGGCTGTTGGCGGGCCATGGTGCCAGCGCTACTCGCCTGGTACTGGCGGGCGTGGCGATCAATGCGTTTTTGTCGGCACTGATGGCGCTGGCATTGAACTATGCACCGAGCATGTTCGCCATGCAGGAAATCGTTTTCTGGTTGCTCGGTTCGCTCGCCAATCGGGGCTGGGATCAGGTATTGCTGGCGTTGCCCTTTGTGGTTCTCGGTGCGGTATTTCTGTTTTTTGCCCGCAACTACCTGCGCGCACTTTCTCTCGGCGAGGCCAGTGCCGCTTCCCTGGGGTTTGCCGGTCGTCGTTACCCCTTGCTAGTACTGTTTGGTATTGCCTTTGCGGTTGGGGCTTCGGTCGCGGTAGCGGGCACCATCGGCTTTATCGGTCTGGTGGTTCCACACCTGATGCGGCCACTGGTGGGCCAGGATCCGGGGCGACTGTTGTGGGCCAGTGCCCTTGCCGGTGCGCTGTTGTTGCTGCTGGCGGATGTGCTTGTATTGAACACCGTGGGTACCCAGGAGCTGCGGATCGGCGCGGTGACCGCTTTTATCGGAGCGCCCTTCTTTTTCTGGCTGATTGTGCGTAGCCGGCGGGGAGTGAATCTGTGA
- a CDS encoding ABC transporter substrate-binding protein has protein sequence MELYREPGAGLRLLRSIATAVLLQVLVSVPVAAQERIASLNLCMDQMLLQWVAPERIVSVTWLSGERHYQRAPLPEHLYLNRAQAEELLPLKPDLVLTGQYGAQRASHRLEQLGLRVVRIPDAYNLAQLQQQLASLQQALGELPGLRQQRSQLKALLQQIPEAAAGNPGALILSANNITYGDGMLEHELLTRAGFTNLAAQQGVQQLGRVSLEQVIDARPELLVFYGGEQDFAIAHLAERHPVLREYIEAGRVYRLPQELGFCPALAAVEVLQQLMEKRKEIVGQP, from the coding sequence ATGGAACTCTACAGAGAGCCAGGAGCCGGCCTGCGGCTTCTGCGCTCGATAGCAACAGCGGTCCTGTTGCAGGTGCTGGTCTCTGTACCTGTCGCGGCTCAGGAGCGAATTGCCTCTCTCAATCTGTGCATGGATCAGATGCTGCTCCAGTGGGTCGCACCGGAGAGAATCGTTTCAGTAACCTGGCTGTCCGGAGAGCGGCACTATCAACGGGCGCCCTTGCCTGAGCACCTGTACCTGAACCGGGCGCAGGCGGAAGAATTGCTGCCGCTGAAGCCCGATCTGGTATTGACCGGCCAGTATGGCGCCCAGCGTGCGTCTCACCGTCTGGAACAGCTGGGCTTGCGCGTGGTGCGGATTCCCGACGCCTACAACCTGGCGCAGCTGCAGCAGCAACTGGCATCTCTGCAGCAGGCCCTGGGGGAATTGCCGGGGTTGCGGCAGCAGCGGAGCCAGCTAAAGGCGCTGCTGCAACAAATACCCGAGGCCGCTGCGGGTAATCCCGGTGCCCTGATCCTCTCGGCGAATAACATCACCTACGGCGACGGCATGCTTGAGCATGAGTTGTTGACCCGCGCGGGATTTACCAACCTGGCCGCGCAACAGGGTGTGCAACAATTGGGTCGGGTAAGCCTGGAACAGGTGATTGATGCCCGGCCCGAGCTGCTGGTTTTCTATGGCGGTGAGCAGGACTTTGCTATCGCCCATCTGGCGGAACGCCACCCAGTGTTGCGTGAATATATTGAGGCGGGCAGGGTATACCGTTTGCCGCAGGAGCTGGGTTTTTGCCCGGCACTGGCCGCTGTGGAAGTGCTGCAGCAGCTGATGGAAAAGAGAAAAGAAATTGTTGGCCAACCGTAA